The genomic segment GCCGACGGTGAACTGACCCCGGGTCAGGCGCGGAACCTGCAAGACGCGGTGGGTGTGCCCGTGGTGGACCGTACTGCCTTGATCCTGGACATCTTCGCCGGGCACGCCCGCACGAGTGAGGGCCGGTTGCAGGTGGAGCTGGCGCAGATCGCCTATCAACTTCCGCGGTTGCAGGGGGCCGGGCGCACGATGTCGCGGGTCGGTGGTGGGCGGGTGGTCGGCGGGGCCGGCATGGGTGTGCGTGGTCCCGGTGAGATGCGGCTGGAGATTCAGCGCCGCCGTTTGCGCCGGCGGGCGGCCGGTCTGCGCGAGCGGGTGGCCGAGTTGGGCCGGCGGCGGGACCGCACGCAGCAGCGACGTACCCGTAACCAGGTGCCCTCGGTGGCGATCACCGGCTACACCAACGCGGGCAAGTCGGCGTTGCTGAACCGGCTCTCCGGCGCGGATGCGCCGGCGCGGGACGTCCTGTTCGCCACCCTGGACCCGACGGTGCGCCGGGTGACCGCCCAGGGGCTCCGGTTCACGCTCACCGACACGGTGGGCTTCGTGCGGAACCTGCCGCATCAGCTCGTCGAGGCGTTCCGGTCGACGTTGGAGGAGGTCACCCGGGCCGATCTGGCGCTGCACGTCGTCGATGCGTCGGCGGCTGATGCGCTCGGTCAGATCGCGACCGTCCGTGAGGTGCTGCGGGAGATCGGCGCGGGGGAGGTACCGGAGCTGCTCGTGCTCAACAAGATCGACATCGCGTCGCCGGAGACGGTGGCCGCCCTGCGCCGGGCGTACCCGGATGCCTTGCGGGTTTCCGCCTTGACCGGCGCCGGTGCCGGCGAGTTGCGCGACGCCCTGGCCGACCGCCTCCGCGAGGTGACGAGGACCGAGCTCGCCGCGTCGTGATCCTGAAACGTCGAAGACGAGGCCACGGAGGCCGAGGCATGCGCATCGCTGGAGAGAATCGAAGAAGGGGTACGGGAAACGGTCGGCCGATGATCGAGGGAGCGCATGCCGAACCTCGGTGAACCACAAGCCGGCCCCTGGTCAGCCGGTTGCGCCGATCGGGCTACGACGTCACCTACCAGGAGTTCCATGGCGGGTCACGAGGTGCCCGGCGACATTGTCCGACAGGCGTCGGCGTGGCTGTCTCAGACGGCTGGACCCGACCGATGAGCGCCGGCGCGAGCACCATCCGGTCAGCGGGCGGCGTCGGGATGCCCTGGCATGCTGGAGCCGCCCCCGCTGCTTCCGGAGGCGCCGCCCGCCATACCGGAGCCGTCCGACTCGGTGACGATGTCGCTGTCCGGCATGCCGGGCACCCGGCGGTCGGTCTCCACCTGGGTGAGCGGTGCGCCTTCCTCCTGCTTGGCCGCCGGGTCGATGGGCAGTTCACCGTCGCGATTCCCCTGATGCGTCATGCCGCGCGCGTACCCGCACGGCTCTTCTTCATGCGGTCAGCTCAGCT from the Paractinoplanes abujensis genome contains:
- the hflX gene encoding GTPase HflX, yielding MAGAWLLGSQSSDTPDEPPRAVLIAVVQDDRADDGAPGTPTSLRELERLADTDGLVVVDTLVQGRDRPDPATYVGSGKAAEVAAAVERCRGQVVIADGELTPGQARNLQDAVGVPVVDRTALILDIFAGHARTSEGRLQVELAQIAYQLPRLQGAGRTMSRVGGGRVVGGAGMGVRGPGEMRLEIQRRRLRRRAAGLRERVAELGRRRDRTQQRRTRNQVPSVAITGYTNAGKSALLNRLSGADAPARDVLFATLDPTVRRVTAQGLRFTLTDTVGFVRNLPHQLVEAFRSTLEEVTRADLALHVVDASAADALGQIATVREVLREIGAGEVPELLVLNKIDIASPETVAALRRAYPDALRVSALTGAGAGELRDALADRLREVTRTELAAS
- a CDS encoding preprotein translocase YidC; protein product: MTHQGNRDGELPIDPAAKQEEGAPLTQVETDRRVPGMPDSDIVTESDGSGMAGGASGSSGGGSSMPGHPDAAR